In one Streptomyces sp. T12 genomic region, the following are encoded:
- a CDS encoding transposase, with translation MLDNGSSHTAKHTKTWLAAHPRWHVHWTPPHTSWINQVELFFSALTRRVLRYGDFASRDDLIEKMRRYVITHNETAKPYRWTSDGTPLKTA, from the coding sequence GTGCTCGACAACGGCTCCTCGCACACGGCCAAGCACACCAAGACATGGCTCGCCGCTCATCCGCGCTGGCACGTGCACTGGACACCGCCGCACACCTCCTGGATCAACCAGGTCGAGCTGTTCTTCTCCGCGCTGACCCGCCGGGTCCTGCGGTACGGCGACTTCGCCAGCCGCGACGATCTCATCGAGAAGATGCGCAGGTACGTCATCACCCACAACGAGACCGCCAAGCCCTACCGCTGGACCTCCGACGGCACCCCACTCAAGACAGCCTGA
- a CDS encoding PatA/PatG family cyanobactin maturation protease yields MPAIAGLADLWGQTLGDERIGVAVIDGPVDLSHPVFDGAQLSRLDGIWPEEEFDGPKASHGTQVASVLFGQHEGPVPGVAPKCWGVSIPAFSDSRGSTSQLDLARGIEAAVEAGVHVINLSGGQLSPSGEADDLLDRAARLCEERNVLLVAAVGNDGCFCHHVPACLPSVLAAGALDDVGDPLESNNWGQAYQQQAILAPGANVLGAVPGSGTARASGSSFAAPIVSGVAALLLSLQLGAGREPDPRRVRQVLLDSADACQWADPSACMRFLAGKLNIKKAVYAMPEAGDVTTSESVELSAGGCSCGGEVSDAPPAVPVSRAPVSMSEVAAAVEVVPAAGVMGAAGVVASGADGPTWSPLAYTLGTLGYDFGTEARRDSFKQLMTAVSVGGTAVPANPYDSRQMVDHLRLHPSEATSLIWTLNLELTPVYAIESNSPYAAGVYELLTNLLAGEAAAEDDEDYIERVSVPGRLTGRTVKLFSGQVVPVIEVTAPRGLYGWNINALMTAALEAARRHPTGETDEALTGRFREFLARIYYDLRNLGTTSADRALNFAATNAFQAADTFASAVADGMTLDTIDVEKSPFGRIDSDCWDVKLRFFDPENSRRARKVYRFTIDVSDLIPVTLGTVRTWSER; encoded by the coding sequence GTGCCCGCGATTGCGGGTCTGGCTGATCTGTGGGGCCAGACGTTGGGTGATGAGCGGATCGGTGTGGCTGTTATCGATGGTCCGGTCGATCTGTCTCATCCGGTGTTTGATGGCGCGCAGCTCTCCCGTCTGGACGGGATCTGGCCCGAAGAGGAGTTCGACGGGCCAAAGGCATCTCATGGGACGCAGGTGGCCAGTGTGTTGTTTGGGCAGCATGAGGGCCCGGTACCCGGGGTGGCTCCGAAATGTTGGGGTGTGAGCATTCCGGCGTTTTCCGATAGTCGAGGGTCGACCTCGCAGTTGGATTTGGCCCGGGGGATTGAGGCGGCGGTGGAGGCCGGCGTCCATGTGATCAATCTGAGCGGTGGACAGCTGAGCCCGTCGGGTGAGGCCGATGACCTGCTGGACAGGGCGGCGCGGTTGTGTGAGGAGCGCAACGTGCTGCTGGTGGCGGCGGTGGGCAATGACGGGTGTTTCTGTCATCACGTTCCGGCCTGTCTGCCCTCCGTGCTGGCGGCCGGAGCTCTTGATGATGTGGGCGATCCGCTGGAGTCCAACAATTGGGGTCAGGCGTATCAGCAGCAGGCAATTTTGGCCCCGGGGGCGAATGTCCTTGGCGCGGTGCCGGGTTCGGGCACGGCCAGGGCCAGCGGAAGCAGCTTCGCGGCGCCCATCGTCTCGGGAGTGGCCGCGCTGTTGCTGAGCCTGCAGCTGGGCGCGGGCCGGGAACCGGACCCGCGGCGGGTGCGGCAGGTGCTGCTGGACAGCGCGGATGCCTGCCAGTGGGCCGATCCCAGTGCGTGTATGCGTTTTTTGGCGGGGAAACTCAACATCAAGAAAGCGGTGTATGCCATGCCCGAAGCGGGCGACGTGACCACGAGTGAATCGGTCGAGCTTTCTGCCGGCGGGTGCAGTTGTGGAGGTGAGGTCAGCGACGCCCCACCTGCGGTTCCGGTAAGCCGTGCACCTGTATCCATGTCCGAGGTAGCCGCCGCTGTCGAGGTGGTGCCTGCCGCCGGGGTGATGGGTGCTGCCGGGGTGGTGGCCTCGGGTGCCGACGGCCCGACGTGGAGTCCGCTGGCGTACACGCTGGGCACCTTGGGTTACGACTTCGGCACCGAGGCGCGGCGGGACAGTTTCAAGCAGCTGATGACTGCCGTGTCCGTCGGCGGTACGGCGGTGCCGGCCAATCCGTATGACTCCCGGCAGATGGTGGACCATCTCAGGCTGCATCCCTCCGAGGCCACCTCGCTGATCTGGACGCTCAACCTGGAACTCACGCCGGTCTACGCCATCGAAAGCAACAGCCCGTATGCGGCAGGCGTCTACGAGTTGCTCACTAATCTGCTGGCGGGGGAGGCCGCTGCCGAGGACGACGAGGACTACATCGAACGGGTCAGCGTTCCCGGGCGGCTGACGGGTCGCACCGTCAAGCTCTTCTCCGGCCAGGTCGTCCCGGTCATCGAAGTCACCGCCCCACGAGGCCTGTACGGCTGGAACATCAACGCCTTGATGACCGCGGCACTCGAGGCCGCCCGCCGTCACCCCACCGGTGAGACTGATGAGGCCCTCACCGGCCGGTTCCGGGAGTTCCTGGCCCGGATCTACTACGACCTGCGCAACCTGGGCACCACCTCCGCCGACCGGGCGCTGAACTTCGCCGCCACCAACGCCTTCCAGGCCGCCGACACCTTCGCCTCCGCCGTCGCCGACGGCATGACCCTGGACACCATCGACGTCGAGAAGAGCCCCTTCGGCCGGATCGACAGCGATTGCTGGGACGTCAAACTCCGCTTCTTCGACCCGGAGAACAGCCGCCGCGCCCGCAAGGTCTACCGCTTCACCATCGACGTCAGCGACCTCATCCCGGTCACCCTCGGCACCGTACGCACCTGGTCAGAACGATAA
- a CDS encoding cyanobactin biosynthesis PatC/TenC/TruC family protein → MAKKPATAKTAAKKTAAKKTAVKTSTAKRAESKPAPEWNPVIPECGLFTGLVDYGMWVQMFQDRPEEPSTGFRRGRIWV, encoded by the coding sequence ATGGCTAAGAAACCCGCGACGGCGAAGACCGCAGCGAAGAAGACCGCAGCGAAGAAGACTGCTGTGAAGACGAGCACGGCGAAAAGAGCGGAAAGCAAACCTGCTCCCGAATGGAATCCGGTCATCCCGGAGTGTGGTCTGTTCACCGGGTTGGTCGACTACGGCATGTGGGTGCAGATGTTCCAGGACCGGCCCGAAGAGCCGTCGACCGGTTTTCGGCGAGGCCGCATCTGGGTCTGA
- a CDS encoding glycoside hydrolase family 3 N-terminal domain-containing protein: MRGFAARRHRADLPPTPLYRDPAAPVDARVRDLLSRMTLREKVGQLNQRMYGWNAYRRTPDGAFELTESLYAETDRFEGLGALYGLQRADAWSGVDHTNGPGAEDGAALADLVQRHVVERSRLGIPALFVEEVPHGLMALDGTVLPVNLAVGATWDPDLYERAAAHSAAELRARGGHVALVSALDIARDPRWGRTEECFGEDPYLAACFTEAVVRGMQGEPAEFFAADKAPVVLKHFAGQGATVGGRNSAESELGLRELHEIHLPAARAGVRAGAAAVMAAYNEVDGMPCSGNRALLTELLRDRWGFEGLVMADGLAVDRLARITGDKVSAGALALNSGVDLSLWDEGFTHLAEAVERGLVAEEVIDTAVARVLRLKFRLGLFDRQGATTPFPAHGREVSTLVARAAVTLLHNDGGVLPLSAAVLRVAVLGPQSATAAHQLGDYTAPQRPGTGVSVLDGLRRLAPPGLDIRHAPGCALTGDDLSGIPEAVAAAAASDLAVVVLGGSSARTPGTEFDANGAARTVVTEMTCGEGVDLAALRLGKAQYALLDAVTATGTPTVVVLIQGRPHVVPATGAALLTAWYPGPWGGEAIAEVLLGLAEPVGRLPVSVPRSAAQLPVYYNHKDTEYGGYVDEDAAPLYSFGHGLSYTSFAYGPPRLSGHTVEADITNTGQRPGRSVAQLYLRRLRTPVWPRTLELRGLRAVDLAPGETRTVTFPLGADLPGRGTVVEFRVAESARAALTAVPTQSFTAPEDTPL; encoded by the coding sequence ATGAGGGGCTTCGCCGCGCGGCGGCACCGCGCCGACCTCCCGCCCACCCCGCTCTACCGGGACCCCGCCGCCCCCGTGGACGCCCGGGTCCGCGACCTTCTCTCCCGGATGACCCTGCGCGAGAAGGTCGGCCAGCTCAACCAGCGGATGTACGGCTGGAACGCCTACCGCCGCACCCCCGACGGCGCCTTCGAACTCACCGAGTCCCTGTACGCCGAGACCGACCGCTTCGAGGGACTCGGCGCCCTGTACGGCCTCCAGCGCGCCGACGCCTGGTCCGGCGTCGACCACACCAACGGACCCGGCGCCGAGGACGGCGCGGCCCTCGCCGACCTGGTGCAGCGGCATGTGGTCGAGCGCAGCCGGCTCGGCATACCGGCGCTGTTCGTCGAGGAGGTGCCGCACGGGCTGATGGCCCTCGACGGCACGGTCCTCCCGGTCAATCTGGCCGTCGGCGCCACCTGGGATCCCGACCTGTACGAGCGTGCGGCCGCCCATTCCGCCGCCGAACTGAGGGCTCGCGGCGGGCATGTCGCCCTGGTCTCGGCGCTCGACATCGCCCGCGACCCACGCTGGGGCCGCACCGAGGAGTGCTTCGGGGAGGACCCGTACCTCGCCGCCTGCTTCACGGAGGCCGTCGTACGCGGCATGCAGGGCGAGCCCGCCGAGTTCTTCGCCGCCGACAAGGCCCCCGTCGTCCTCAAGCACTTCGCCGGACAGGGCGCCACCGTCGGCGGCCGCAACTCCGCCGAGTCCGAGCTGGGCCTGCGGGAACTGCACGAGATCCACCTGCCCGCCGCCCGCGCCGGCGTCCGCGCCGGGGCCGCCGCCGTCATGGCCGCCTACAACGAGGTCGACGGGATGCCCTGCTCCGGCAACCGGGCCCTGCTCACCGAACTCCTCAGGGACCGCTGGGGATTCGAGGGGCTGGTCATGGCCGATGGTCTCGCAGTGGACCGACTGGCCCGTATCACCGGCGACAAGGTGTCCGCCGGTGCCCTCGCGCTCAACTCCGGTGTCGATCTGAGCCTTTGGGACGAGGGCTTCACGCATCTGGCGGAGGCGGTCGAGCGGGGGCTGGTGGCCGAGGAGGTCATCGACACCGCCGTCGCCCGCGTCCTGCGCCTCAAGTTCCGGCTGGGACTGTTCGACCGGCAGGGCGCCACGACTCCCTTCCCGGCTCATGGCCGGGAGGTGAGCACCCTCGTCGCCCGAGCCGCGGTCACCCTCCTCCACAACGACGGCGGGGTCCTGCCCCTGTCGGCGGCCGTCCTCCGTGTCGCTGTCCTCGGTCCCCAATCCGCCACCGCCGCACACCAGTTGGGCGACTACACTGCGCCGCAACGCCCCGGCACGGGAGTGAGCGTGCTCGACGGGCTACGGCGCCTCGCCCCGCCCGGCCTCGACATCCGCCACGCCCCCGGCTGCGCCCTCACCGGCGACGACCTCTCCGGCATCCCCGAGGCGGTTGCGGCAGCCGCCGCCTCCGACCTGGCCGTGGTGGTGCTGGGCGGCAGCAGCGCGCGTACCCCCGGCACGGAGTTCGACGCCAACGGGGCCGCGCGGACCGTCGTTACCGAGATGACCTGCGGTGAGGGTGTCGATCTGGCCGCACTGCGGCTGGGGAAGGCCCAGTACGCCCTGCTGGACGCCGTCACCGCGACCGGGACGCCGACCGTGGTCGTGCTGATCCAGGGCCGACCGCATGTCGTGCCCGCCACCGGAGCCGCCCTGCTCACCGCCTGGTACCCGGGCCCGTGGGGCGGCGAGGCGATCGCCGAGGTGCTGCTCGGGCTCGCCGAACCCGTCGGCCGACTGCCGGTCTCGGTACCGCGCTCCGCGGCCCAGCTCCCCGTCTACTACAACCACAAGGACACCGAGTACGGCGGCTATGTGGACGAGGACGCCGCGCCGCTCTACTCCTTCGGGCACGGGCTCTCGTACACGAGCTTCGCGTACGGTCCACCGCGGCTGTCCGGGCACACGGTCGAGGCTGACATCACCAACACGGGTCAGCGCCCGGGCCGTTCCGTCGCCCAGCTGTATCTGCGCCGTCTGCGGACCCCCGTGTGGCCGCGCACGCTGGAACTGCGGGGCTTGCGGGCCGTCGACCTGGCGCCGGGCGAGACCCGCACGGTCACGTTCCCGCTCGGCGCCGACCTGCCCGGCCGGGGCACGGTGGTCGAGTTCCGCGTGGCGGAGTCGGCGCGGGCGGCACTGACCGCCGTACCGACTCAGAGCTTCACGGCCCCCGAGGACACTCCCTTGTAG
- a CDS encoding cellulase family glycosylhydrolase, with product MHPLRFGVNYTPRHGWFHSWHDFDPARAREDLDRIAGLGLDHVRVFHLWPLLQPNRALVRTAAVDQLAHLVDLAGEAGLDVMVDGVQGHLSSFDFYPEWTRSWHHRNVFTDPEAIEAQATLLRTLGRALTGRPNLIGLQLGNELNNLVEHNPVTADEVDHYLDTLLAAARDGLGASGGLVTHSAYDAAWYGDDHPFTPEASARKGDLTTVHPWVFSGDCARRYGPRSPQVRHLAEYGTELAKAYATDPARPVWVQETGAPEPHIPAADAPEFARATVRNAAGCAGLWGVTWWCSHDVDRSLADFPELEYTLGLFDPSGRPKPIAEALAETVTELRQGPRPAQPRRTALVLDCTPDTRSVSGPGGAYFEAWMRMRTEGVRPAVVLAARAKDAEHLAARGIEEVVRPS from the coding sequence ATCCACCCGCTCCGCTTCGGCGTCAACTACACGCCCCGCCACGGCTGGTTCCACTCCTGGCACGACTTCGACCCGGCACGCGCGCGTGAGGACCTCGACCGGATCGCCGGCCTCGGCCTCGACCACGTCCGCGTCTTCCACCTCTGGCCGCTGCTCCAGCCGAACCGCGCCCTCGTCCGCACCGCTGCCGTGGACCAGCTGGCGCACCTCGTGGACCTGGCCGGCGAGGCCGGTCTCGACGTCATGGTGGACGGCGTCCAGGGCCACCTGTCGAGCTTCGACTTCTACCCGGAGTGGACCCGCAGCTGGCACCACCGCAACGTGTTCACGGACCCGGAGGCCATCGAAGCCCAGGCCACCCTCCTGCGCACCCTCGGCCGCGCACTCACCGGCCGCCCGAACCTCATCGGCCTCCAGCTCGGCAACGAGCTCAACAACCTGGTGGAGCACAACCCGGTGACGGCGGACGAGGTCGACCACTACCTCGACACCCTGCTGGCCGCCGCCCGGGACGGACTCGGCGCGAGCGGCGGCCTGGTCACGCACTCCGCGTACGACGCCGCCTGGTACGGCGACGACCACCCCTTCACCCCGGAGGCCTCCGCCCGCAAGGGCGACCTGACCACCGTCCACCCCTGGGTGTTCTCCGGCGACTGCGCCCGCCGCTACGGCCCCCGCTCCCCGCAGGTCCGGCACCTCGCCGAGTACGGCACCGAGCTCGCCAAGGCGTACGCCACCGACCCCGCCCGCCCCGTCTGGGTCCAGGAGACGGGCGCGCCCGAGCCGCACATCCCGGCCGCCGACGCCCCGGAGTTCGCGCGGGCGACCGTACGGAACGCGGCCGGGTGCGCGGGGCTGTGGGGGGTCACGTGGTGGTGCTCGCACGACGTGGACCGGTCACTGGCCGACTTCCCGGAGCTGGAGTACACCCTGGGCCTGTTCGACCCCTCCGGCCGCCCCAAGCCGATCGCCGAGGCACTCGCCGAGACCGTCACGGAACTGCGCCAAGGCCCTCGGCCCGCACAGCCGCGCCGCACGGCCCTGGTCCTGGACTGCACGCCGGACACGCGGTCGGTGTCCGGACCGGGCGGCGCGTACTTCGAGGCGTGGATGCGGATGCGGACGGAAGGCGTTCGCCCGGCGGTGGTCCTCGCCGCGCGGGCAAAGGACGCGGAGCACCTGGCGGCGCGGGGCATCGAGGAGGTCGTACGGCCGTCCTGA
- a CDS encoding IS630 family transposase, with protein MAHALAAVPVVLDEATRRRLEQLASSATAQVRQVLRARIVPAAGAGCGNGRIARELNLNVNTVRKWRGRFATGGLDGLQDARRSGRPRSYGPEVRVAVVATATSTPPHPEATWSHRTVAAQVARTVSAPISASQVGRILAGLDLKPHKVRGWLARRDTPDFWARIKNICDLYRNPPKDAVVLSIDEKTAIQARSCHHPGRPARPGQAARQEFEYRRHGTASLIAALDVISGEALIEIITRNKAATFTAFLDRLNALLPRDKGIHVVLDNGSSHTAKHTKTWLAAHPRWHVHWTPPHASWINQVELFFSALTRRVLRYGDFASRDDLIEKMRRYVITHNETARPYRWTYDGTPLKTA; from the coding sequence ATGGCTCATGCGTTGGCGGCGGTTCCGGTAGTGCTCGACGAGGCAACGCGGAGGCGGCTTGAGCAGCTGGCGTCCTCGGCCACCGCACAGGTCCGCCAGGTGCTACGGGCAAGGATTGTGCCGGCGGCCGGGGCCGGGTGCGGTAACGGCCGCATCGCGCGTGAACTGAACCTCAACGTGAATACCGTGCGCAAGTGGCGGGGCCGGTTCGCCACCGGCGGCCTGGACGGGCTGCAGGACGCGCGGCGTTCGGGGAGGCCCCGCTCCTATGGTCCCGAGGTACGGGTGGCGGTTGTGGCCACGGCAACCAGCACCCCGCCCCATCCGGAGGCGACCTGGTCGCACCGGACCGTCGCCGCGCAGGTCGCCCGGACTGTCTCCGCCCCGATCTCCGCCTCTCAAGTCGGACGGATCCTTGCCGGGTTGGATCTCAAACCGCACAAAGTCCGCGGCTGGCTCGCCCGCCGCGACACGCCGGACTTCTGGGCCCGGATCAAGAACATCTGCGATCTGTACCGCAACCCGCCCAAGGACGCCGTCGTGCTGTCGATCGACGAGAAGACCGCGATCCAGGCCCGCTCCTGTCACCATCCGGGGCGGCCCGCCCGTCCCGGGCAGGCGGCGCGGCAGGAATTCGAGTACCGCCGCCACGGCACCGCTTCACTGATCGCCGCCCTGGACGTGATCAGCGGCGAGGCCCTGATCGAGATCATCACACGCAACAAAGCGGCCACCTTCACCGCCTTCCTCGACCGGCTCAACGCCCTGCTCCCCAGAGACAAGGGGATCCACGTCGTACTCGACAATGGCTCCTCGCACACGGCCAAGCACACCAAGACATGGCTCGCCGCTCATCCGCGCTGGCACGTGCACTGGACACCGCCGCACGCCTCCTGGATCAACCAGGTCGAGCTGTTCTTCTCCGCGCTGACCCGCCGGGTCCTGCGGTACGGCGACTTCGCCAGCCGCGACGATCTCATCGAGAAGATGCGCAGGTACGTCATCACCCACAACGAGACCGCCAGGCCCTACCGCTGGACCTACGACGGCACCCCACTCAAGACAGCCTGA
- a CDS encoding PatA/PatG family cyanobactin maturation protease: protein MPDLASIPGLAQLWERTLGDPRVRIAVLDGPVEVTHPCFDGADLTVLEPGWLPDEEDEGAGEDGFAEHGTHIASVIFGQHGSPVMGIAPRCSGVIVPCLRDQATSSDPVSLTRGIEAAVDAAAGIIHIACCMPTASDDADGMLKRAITRATDAGVLIVAPSGNDRGECRCIPAALPQVLAVGACDDDGTMFKFSNFGPQYSDHGIVAPGGNIHGAAPGGKTAIHKGTSCAAPIITGVAALMLSLQRQNGMPPNPAAVRAALLESARPCQPEDAHDEPTRCLAGKLDITGTTTILFDQPPPAVPASRAPVSVSEVAASTELAAADTGVVTSGAGSPAWSPLAYVLGTLGYDFGTEARRDSFKQLMTAVSSGRTAVPANPYDSQQMVDHLNLHPSEATSLIWTLNLELTPVYAIESNSPYAAGVYERLTRLLAGQIAAEDDEDHIERISVPGRLTGRTVKLFSGQVVPVIEVAAPRGMYGWNTNTLAAAALEAARRHPTKQTDEALTGRFREFLARIYYDLRNLGTTSADRALNFAATNAFQAADTFASAVADGMTLDTIDVEKSPFCRLNSDCWDVKLRFFDPENSRRARKVHRFTIDVSDLIPVTLGTVRTWSER, encoded by the coding sequence GTGCCTGACCTTGCGTCCATCCCCGGCCTTGCCCAGCTGTGGGAGCGGACCCTGGGTGATCCCAGAGTCCGCATCGCCGTGCTCGACGGCCCCGTCGAAGTCACCCACCCGTGCTTTGACGGGGCAGACCTCACCGTGCTCGAACCGGGCTGGCTACCCGACGAAGAGGACGAGGGCGCGGGCGAGGACGGATTTGCTGAGCATGGGACGCACATCGCCAGTGTGATCTTCGGCCAGCACGGCAGCCCGGTGATGGGGATCGCGCCCCGGTGTTCCGGGGTGATCGTGCCGTGTCTGCGGGACCAGGCCACCTCGTCGGATCCGGTCAGTCTGACCCGTGGCATTGAGGCGGCAGTGGACGCCGCCGCCGGCATCATCCACATCGCCTGCTGCATGCCGACCGCCTCCGACGACGCCGACGGCATGCTGAAGCGGGCAATCACGCGCGCCACCGACGCCGGGGTGCTGATCGTGGCGCCCTCGGGAAACGACCGTGGAGAGTGCCGGTGCATCCCCGCCGCGCTGCCGCAGGTCCTGGCCGTCGGCGCCTGCGACGACGACGGCACGATGTTCAAGTTCAGCAACTTCGGCCCGCAGTACAGTGACCACGGCATCGTCGCTCCCGGCGGCAACATCCACGGCGCGGCCCCCGGCGGTAAAACCGCAATTCACAAAGGCACCAGCTGCGCGGCACCCATCATCACCGGCGTCGCCGCACTGATGCTCAGTCTGCAACGCCAAAACGGCATGCCACCCAACCCCGCAGCAGTGCGCGCCGCGCTACTGGAAAGCGCCCGCCCCTGCCAGCCCGAAGACGCACACGACGAACCCACCCGCTGCCTGGCCGGCAAACTGGACATCACCGGCACGACCACCATCCTCTTCGACCAACCCCCACCTGCGGTTCCGGCAAGCCGTGCACCTGTATCCGTCTCCGAGGTAGCCGCCTCAACCGAGCTGGCGGCTGCTGACACGGGAGTAGTGACATCGGGTGCCGGCAGCCCGGCGTGGAGTCCCCTGGCCTATGTGCTGGGCACCCTGGGCTATGACTTCGGCACCGAGGCGCGGCGCGACAGTTTCAAGCAGCTGATGACCGCCGTGTCCTCCGGCAGAACGGCGGTGCCGGCCAACCCGTACGATTCCCAGCAGATGGTCGACCACCTCAACCTGCACCCCTCCGAAGCCACGTCACTGATCTGGACGCTCAACCTGGAACTCACCCCGGTCTACGCCATCGAAAGCAACAGCCCGTACGCGGCAGGCGTCTACGAAAGACTCACCCGACTCCTGGCCGGACAGATCGCTGCCGAGGACGACGAGGACCACATCGAACGGATCAGCGTTCCCGGGCGTCTGACGGGTCGCACCGTCAAGCTCTTCTCCGGCCAGGTCGTCCCGGTCATCGAAGTCGCCGCCCCACGAGGCATGTACGGCTGGAACACCAACACACTCGCGGCCGCGGCCCTCGAGGCCGCCCGCCGTCACCCCACCAAGCAGACCGATGAGGCCCTCACCGGCCGGTTCCGGGAGTTCCTGGCCCGGATCTACTACGACCTGCGCAACCTGGGCACCACCTCCGCCGACCGGGCGCTGAACTTCGCCGCCACCAACGCCTTCCAGGCCGCCGACACCTTCGCCTCCGCCGTCGCCGACGGCATGACCCTGGACACCATCGACGTCGAAAAGAGCCCCTTCTGCCGCCTCAACAGCGATTGCTGGGACGTCAAACTCCGCTTCTTCGACCCGGAGAACAGCCGCCGCGCCCGCAAGGTTCACCGCTTCACCATCGACGTCAGCGACCTCATCCCAGTCACCCTCGGCACCGTACGCACCTGGTCCGAACGATAG
- a CDS encoding N-acetylglucosamine kinase translates to MNQTSATSPASAYVVGLDAGGTRTRAVLAPVRAGDPEGEGVGGPGNALTVPGPQLTEHLVEALGHAVPEGLRSRVVAVAGGFAGASRTAPDEPGRVKAHAALTVALSRLGIGAASVEIHSDIEAAFASAPGHPADGLALVAGTGAVAARITARACTTTAGGDGWLLGDDGSGFWIGREAARVVLRMADGRGGPTALAASVGRALGVPEDVLPGGAPGPYGEESWTRARREAYRMHLLPAVMDRPPVHLAQLAPLVAEAARHKDVAAEAILAAAADHLTDTVRALGPRPGERIVATGGLLGPDGPLTDPLTARLRPLGLTLDWVADGSRGAVALARLGYDG, encoded by the coding sequence TTGAACCAAACCTCGGCAACCTCGCCGGCCTCGGCGTACGTCGTCGGCCTGGACGCCGGAGGCACCCGCACCCGCGCCGTGCTGGCACCCGTGCGCGCCGGCGATCCCGAGGGCGAGGGCGTCGGCGGGCCGGGCAACGCCCTGACCGTCCCCGGCCCGCAGCTCACCGAGCACCTCGTCGAGGCCCTCGGGCACGCCGTGCCGGAAGGGCTGCGCAGCCGTGTCGTGGCCGTGGCGGGCGGGTTCGCGGGCGCCTCGCGCACCGCTCCGGACGAGCCGGGCCGGGTCAAGGCGCACGCCGCGCTCACCGTCGCGCTGAGCCGGCTGGGCATCGGCGCCGCCTCGGTCGAGATCCACAGCGACATCGAGGCCGCGTTCGCCTCCGCGCCCGGCCACCCCGCCGACGGCCTCGCCCTGGTGGCCGGCACCGGCGCGGTCGCGGCGCGGATCACCGCGCGCGCGTGCACGACGACCGCCGGCGGCGACGGCTGGCTGCTCGGGGACGACGGCAGCGGCTTCTGGATCGGGCGCGAGGCGGCACGGGTGGTGCTGCGCATGGCCGACGGACGAGGCGGGCCCACGGCCCTGGCCGCGTCGGTCGGGCGGGCACTGGGGGTGCCGGAGGACGTCCTGCCGGGAGGGGCTCCGGGCCCGTACGGCGAAGAGTCCTGGACGCGGGCCCGGCGTGAGGCCTACCGCATGCACCTGCTGCCCGCCGTCATGGACCGTCCGCCGGTCCACCTGGCCCAGCTCGCCCCGCTGGTCGCCGAGGCCGCCCGGCACAAGGACGTCGCCGCGGAGGCGATCCTCGCCGCGGCCGCCGACCACCTCACCGACACGGTCCGCGCCCTCGGCCCCCGCCCCGGTGAGCGCATCGTCGCGACCGGCGGCCTGCTCGGACCGGACGGCCCCCTCACCGACCCCCTCACCGCCCGGCTCCGGCCTCTCGGCCTCACCCTCGACTGGGTGGCGGACGGCTCCCGAGGCGCCGTAGCCCTCGCCCGACTGGGGTACGACGGATGA
- a CDS encoding cyanobactin biosynthesis system PatB/AcyB/McaB family protein produces MTGHQPRQAPPVRRPELVRPHELVDVVHGSPAHLVKIRMDLMHGANFNDPQHFTWPGYARMKVSSHG; encoded by the coding sequence ATGACAGGTCATCAGCCCAGGCAGGCTCCGCCGGTGCGCCGGCCTGAACTGGTCCGCCCGCACGAGCTGGTCGACGTCGTACACGGGTCACCCGCGCATCTCGTCAAGATCCGCATGGATTTGATGCACGGCGCGAACTTCAACGATCCCCAGCATTTCACGTGGCCTGGATATGCCCGGATGAAGGTGTCCAGCCATGGCTAA